One genomic segment of Nerophis lumbriciformis linkage group LG20, RoL_Nlum_v2.1, whole genome shotgun sequence includes these proteins:
- the LOC140679636 gene encoding uncharacterized protein translates to MRTHTGEKPFICSVCGKKCSQKSNLTRHMRTHTGEKPFRCSVCGKTFSNKVCLTAHTRTHTGEKPFTCSVCGQNFSQRANLTAHTRTHTGEKTSNCSVCGKHISRKTHLTAHMRTHTGEKPFDCPVCGQFFSQQANLKAHMRTHTGEKPFRCSVCLQIFSHKANLVAHMRTHTGEKPFNCSVCGQRFSQKSNLMTHMRKHRSTTI, encoded by the coding sequence atgagaacgcacacaggagagaaaccgTTTATTTGCTCAGTTTGCGGTAAAAAATGTTCTCAGAAGAGCAATTTGACgagacacatgagaacgcacacaggcgAAAAACCATTTCGAtgttcagtttgcggtaaaacattttctaacaaggtctgtctgacagcgCACACGAGGAcgcacacaggagagaaaccatTTACATGTTCAGTTTGTGGTCAGAATTTTTCCCAGAGGGCCAATTTGACAGCACACACGaggacacacacaggagaaaaaacatctaattgttcagtttgtggcaaacatATTTCCCGTAAGACCCATCTGaccgcacacatgagaacacacacaggagagaaaccatTTGATTGTCCTGTCTGCGGTCAATTCTTTTCTCAACAGGCCAATTTGAAggcgcacatgagaacacacaccggagagAAACCATTTCGTTGTTCGGTTTGCCTTCAAATCTTTTCGCACAAGGCCAATTTGGTggcgcacatgagaacacacacaggggaGAAaccttttaattgttcagtttgtggtcaaAGGTTTTCTCAAAAGTCCAATTTGATGACACACATGAGAAAACACAGGAGCACAACCATTTGA